TAAATCTTTTAAAAAATCTTTCACGCTTCGTTCTCTTTTTCTGCTGTGCAAAAGTAATTTTTATTGGTTTTGTCTGTTGAAAAGCTGTCTACAGGTTATGAACAATTTCCTGTTTTTTTTGATGAAAAAATGGGACGCCTTTCATCGTTCGGGCGGATGCCCGAAACAATTGCTTCTGTCCGTTTTGCCGGAAAACCGTTTTGTTGTGTGGAGTGCTCAAGCAAAAAGAGTCAATGTTTTTTTACCTTTGCCTGCGTTTTCAAAAAAAGAAAAACGGTTCGGAAGAAATTTTCTTTTCCCGGATTTTTTCTTCGAAAATCAAGAATCAATTCAATAAGGATAATTTTCAGTTTATCTGTAAAACAAAAATTAAAGCAAATGAGAATGAAAAAATACCCTCTGATCTAAGTACATGACAAAAATTGGAAGATATTGAACTCAGGAGTATAACTATCATTAAGAAAGCATTTTGTAATAAAGTCGAGACCTGTTTTAAAGATTGTTTTTGCTTTTCTACCGTGTTTTTTAATTTTAATCGGTTTGATATTTTGATGGATATGAATACCCACTTTGTAAACCCAGACAAAAGCAACCATAATCAACAAGACGAGTTTTTCAATTCTTTTGATATCTGAAAGGTGTGTTTTTTCAATATCGAAACCGCTTGATTTCATGGCTTTAAAGGTCATTTCTATTTGCCATCGTTGTTTATAGTAATCATCAGCCTTTTCCGGTTTGGTAAATGATACCAGAATTAGATATTCTCCGTTATGTAATTTGCTTCCGGACAAATAGCACAACTGTCCGTTTACTTCTACAATGTTGGGGTAATATACAAACTCATTTATCCTGAATGCATTGAATAACCAAAATGCCTTAATGGTTTTATTCTTTCTGGGAACAAAAACTTTAAAATTATTTCTGATACGAATATAATAGTGCAGGTTATTATTGTTAAGATACTTAAGCCATTTTTCACCAACAAATTCCCGGTCTGCAACAATACATTCTATCGTACCTTTTCCAAAAAGGTTGATGTATCGTTCAATCAGGTTTATCCTTTCCTGCGAATTGGAATTACCCCGTTTTTTTAACATACTGAACAATAATGGAAAGGCTACTCCCTGATACACTATGCCAAGCATAAAGATGTTTATGTCTGTTTTGCCAAACTTCCAATTGGTTCTGTCAATAGAAAGTGTTAATCGTTCTTTGTGGGGCAATAAACTGAAAATTAATTTTGCGATTAAATCAGAATCAAGAGAATAGGATGAGATAAATCGTTGGATACGGCGCAAGGAAGAACTTTCTTCTGCCTGAGTATCAAATCCCCTTGCCAGGCTCTCAAAATGAACAGTCCTTACTTTTGTTAAAGCAATAATGAATAATGATATGAATTTTATCCGGGCTAAATTCAGCCTGCCTTCAAAATGTTCCTTTAAAACTGAAACTAAATGACTATCTTTACTGCTGACATTGGTATTCTTCATCTGACAAATACTTGGTAAATATTCGTCTAAGATACTGAATACCAATGTTTTATCCAAACTTTTTAAGGGTTATTTTGCTGATTATCAGTGATTTATTTTTTGTCATGTACTAAGCCCTCTGATGATTTTGGCAGGACTTTTCGCCTTCGGGCTTACGGCCTGTTGTCATCAAAACCAAAAGAAAACAACAAAACAAGAAGCTATGACAAAAGCCATTAATCCGGCCAATATGGATCCCTCTGTAAAGCCGGGCGATAATTTTTATTTATACGTCAATGGCGGATGGATCAAGAGTCATCCCATTCCGCCTGAGTACAGCCAATACGGGGCGTTTACAGTGTTGTACGAAAACAACCAGAAAGAGTTAAAAGCGCTGGTGGATGAGATTGCTCAAAAGAAGAACGTAAAGCCGGGAAGTATAGAGCAAAAAATTCGAGATTTCTATAATAGCGGAATGGATACAGTAAGGATTGAAAAACAAGGAATCAATCCGGTAAAACCTGAGCTGGAAAGAATTGCTGCCATTAAAAACAAACAACAGGTACAACAAGAACTGGCTCATTTGCATACTATTGGCGTACATCCGCTGTTTTATTTCTATGCCGGTGCTGATGAAAAAAACAGTACCATGGAGATTGCCAATTTGTATCAGGGCGGATTGGGCTTGCCCGATGTTTCGTATTATACCGAAGACACTCCCACCAATAAAAAGTTGCGGCAGAAATATCAGAAACATATTGCCAATATGTTTCGTCTGAAAGGTGATGATGCTAAAACAGCCGATAAAAAAGCAGCTGAAGTGATGGCACTCGAAACACAACTGGCTAAAACATCGTTTACCCGGCAAGAGCTGAGAAGCCCGGAAAAGAATTATAATAAAATGCCGCTGGACAAGCTGCAGAAGCTGGCACCCGGGTTGAACTGGAAAGCTTATTTTACCGGTATCGGATTGCAAGATCCGGGAGAAATCAATGTGGGACAACCCCGCTTTTTTACCGGTATGAGCCAGCTTTTAGAAGAAACTCCTGTGAAAGTGTGGCAGGCTTATTTTGAGTGGAATGTGCTGAGTGATGCCGCACCTTATCTGAGTAAAAAGTTTGTTCAGGAGAATTTTAATTTTTACGGAAAAACCATGTCGGGACAGGAAAAAATGCGTCCCCGCTGGAAAAGGGTGATGGGAGCTACTTCATCGGGTCTTGGTGAAGCACTCGGTCAGCTTTATGTGGCCAAATATTTCCCGCCTGAATCAAAAGAGCGGATGCTGAAACTGGTGAATAACCTGAAACTGGCTTTTGCCGACCGGATTCGTAAGCTCGACTGGATGAGTGATACGACCAAGAAAAAAGCCATAGAGAAACTGAAAGCTATTACCGTAAAAGTAGGTTACCCTGATAAATGGAGAGATTATTCAAAACTGGAAGTGGTTCCGGATAATTATTTCCAGAACATAATGAATGCCAGTAAATTCGAGTTTGAATATAATTTGAATAAAGTGGGGAAACCGGTGGATAAATCCGAATGGGGAATGACACCGCAAACGGTAAATGCCTATTATAATCCGTCGAACAATGAAATTGTTTTCCCGGCAGGAATTTTACAACCGCCTTTCTTTAACAAAGACGCTGACGATGCTGTAAATTATGGTGCCATTGGCATGGTGATTGGGCATGAAATGACGCACGGCTTTGACGATCAGGGACGCAAATACGATAAAAACGGAAACATGAAAAACTGGTGGACGGCTGCTGATGCCCGCCGGTTTAAAGCCAAAACCGAAAAACTGGCCAAGTTGTACGATCATTACACGCTTCTTGACTCGTTACATATTAACGGCCAAATGACCATGGGTGAAAACATAGCCGATTTGGGAGGCCTGAATATTTCGTACGACGCTTATCAAATGGCTTTGAACGGAAAAAAACCTCCGGTTATTGACGGTTTTACCGGAACCCAGCGCTTTTTTATAGCATATGCTCAGGTGTGGCGGCAAAATATTCGTCCGCAGGAATTGGCCAAACGCCTGAAAACCGATGTGCACAGTCCGGGAGAAGCCCGCGTGAATATCCCGCCATTCAATATGGATGTTTTCATCAAGGCTTTTGATATTAAGCCCGGAGACAAATTGTATATTCCTCCGAAAGACCGGGCATATATCTGGTAACAAAACAGGAACAAAAGGAGATTACGGCAAGATTTCGTAATCTCCTTTTGTTTTGAACGGAGCCGGCTTTTTTCGTCTTTTATTCTACAGGAAATCATTATTTTTGCCCCATGGAAAAGTTCTCAAAGTGGATTTTAAAACTTTTTGGCTGGCGGCTTGAAGGTGAAGCGCCGGTCGGCTACGATAAACTGTTGATTGTCGAAGCACCGCACACTTCGAATTGGGATTATCCCATTGGTATGCTGTTGATTACCTCTATCGGTGTCCGGGTGAATGTGGTGATTAAAAAAGAGTTGTTTTTCTGGCCGCTTGGTCCGCTGTTGCGATGGCTTGGTGCCATTCCCATTGATCGTAGCGGAAATCTGAGCAAGGTGGATGCATTGGCCAAACTTTTTCAGGAAAAAGATAAACTGAATCTGGCCATTACGCCGGAAGGAACCCGTTCGTTAAACAAAACCTGGAAGAAAGGTTACTATTTTATTGCGGTGAAAGCCGGAGTTCCTATTTTGCTTACGGCCATTGATTATAAACGTAAAATCGGAATAATCGGGCCCTTGTTGCATCCTACCGGAAATTATGAAGAAGACCTGAAAAAGATAGAGTCTTTTTATAAAGGGATAACAGCAAAGTTTCCTGAGAAATTTAGTCTGAGCCCGCAATACCTTAATGAAAGCAATCGGGATATTTCCTAATTTTGCACGCCTTAAGCACGTGGATATGCAAAAAGTTGCCAATCTGATTTTATGCCGTTTGCTGGGATGGGAAATTACGGGGAAGATTCCGGAAGATGTGCAGAAAGCAGTTATTATTGTGGCACCTCACACTTCGTTGTGGGATTTTGTTTACGGCCGGTTGGCTTTTTGGGTATTGGATATTCCGGTGCGTTTT
The sequence above is drawn from the Candidatus Sulfidibacterium hydrothermale genome and encodes:
- a CDS encoding M13 family metallopeptidase is translated as MTKAINPANMDPSVKPGDNFYLYVNGGWIKSHPIPPEYSQYGAFTVLYENNQKELKALVDEIAQKKNVKPGSIEQKIRDFYNSGMDTVRIEKQGINPVKPELERIAAIKNKQQVQQELAHLHTIGVHPLFYFYAGADEKNSTMEIANLYQGGLGLPDVSYYTEDTPTNKKLRQKYQKHIANMFRLKGDDAKTADKKAAEVMALETQLAKTSFTRQELRSPEKNYNKMPLDKLQKLAPGLNWKAYFTGIGLQDPGEINVGQPRFFTGMSQLLEETPVKVWQAYFEWNVLSDAAPYLSKKFVQENFNFYGKTMSGQEKMRPRWKRVMGATSSGLGEALGQLYVAKYFPPESKERMLKLVNNLKLAFADRIRKLDWMSDTTKKKAIEKLKAITVKVGYPDKWRDYSKLEVVPDNYFQNIMNASKFEFEYNLNKVGKPVDKSEWGMTPQTVNAYYNPSNNEIVFPAGILQPPFFNKDADDAVNYGAIGMVIGHEMTHGFDDQGRKYDKNGNMKNWWTAADARRFKAKTEKLAKLYDHYTLLDSLHINGQMTMGENIADLGGLNISYDAYQMALNGKKPPVIDGFTGTQRFFIAYAQVWRQNIRPQELAKRLKTDVHSPGEARVNIPPFNMDVFIKAFDIKPGDKLYIPPKDRAYIW
- a CDS encoding lysophospholipid acyltransferase family protein, yielding MEKFSKWILKLFGWRLEGEAPVGYDKLLIVEAPHTSNWDYPIGMLLITSIGVRVNVVIKKELFFWPLGPLLRWLGAIPIDRSGNLSKVDALAKLFQEKDKLNLAITPEGTRSLNKTWKKGYYFIAVKAGVPILLTAIDYKRKIGIIGPLLHPTGNYEEDLKKIESFYKGITAKFPEKFSLSPQYLNESNRDIS
- a CDS encoding IS4 family transposase gives rise to the protein MKNTNVSSKDSHLVSVLKEHFEGRLNLARIKFISLFIIALTKVRTVHFESLARGFDTQAEESSSLRRIQRFISSYSLDSDLIAKLIFSLLPHKERLTLSIDRTNWKFGKTDINIFMLGIVYQGVAFPLLFSMLKKRGNSNSQERINLIERYINLFGKGTIECIVADREFVGEKWLKYLNNNNLHYYIRIRNNFKVFVPRKNKTIKAFWLFNAFRINEFVYYPNIVEVNGQLCYLSGSKLHNGEYLILVSFTKPEKADDYYKQRWQIEMTFKAMKSSGFDIEKTHLSDIKRIEKLVLLIMVAFVWVYKVGIHIHQNIKPIKIKKHGRKAKTIFKTGLDFITKCFLNDSYTPEFNIFQFLSCT